The segment TTCAAGGCAGCCTGGTCCTTGACGAAAGGGGACACTTCCCGGCGCGCCTTTTCCACATCCAGTGCGTCGATGGCTTCGCCAAGCGCCGATTGGAACGCATCGGTCGAAAGGGGGGCATTTCCCTTCCAGTGCCCGCTCTGCCGCATGCGGATCTCGAGATGGGACAGGTTCAGCTCCGGGTGATTCGCGGCATACCACACC is part of the Deltaproteobacteria bacterium genome and harbors:
- a CDS encoding nucleotidyl transferase AbiEii/AbiGii toxin family protein; the encoded protein is VWYAANHPELNLSHLEIRMRQSGHWKGNAPLSTDAFQSALGEAIDALDVEKARREVSPFVKDQAALNLWSREFFRDVAGRIRVVESG